Proteins from one Candidatus Poseidoniia archaeon genomic window:
- a CDS encoding thiamine pyrophosphate-dependent enzyme, with product MADYAYSGFTHDPSGSLPTPEPPAGFTARHGPDQGIVQPFKTHYCPGCEHGTLTRAIGNEIVRRGELDRSIMIVSVGCSVLAYDYLDIDAIQAAHGRSPAVATGIKRLLPDHTIFMVQGDGDAAAIGLSETLQAAHRGEAITIFMVNNGIYGMTGGQIAPTTPIGSKTSTSPEGRTIDLHGHPVDTCALVSQTPGAAYVRRASITIAPPRKEVDQETPRGEARGFIARPAIKAEKAVREAFEVQERGGFAFVEFISTCNINWGMKVLESKVHAHEVMLPAFPVGLFVDRLGVSGKTVDPRPATHPREEG from the coding sequence ATGGCCGACTACGCCTATTCCGGCTTCACCCACGACCCTTCCGGTTCACTCCCGACCCCGGAGCCACCAGCCGGCTTCACAGCGAGGCACGGCCCGGACCAGGGCATCGTGCAGCCTTTCAAGACCCACTACTGCCCCGGTTGTGAACATGGGACGCTGACCCGCGCCATCGGTAACGAGATTGTCCGGCGGGGTGAACTGGACCGTTCTATCATGATAGTCAGTGTTGGTTGCAGCGTTCTCGCCTACGACTACCTCGACATCGACGCCATACAGGCTGCTCACGGCCGCAGCCCAGCGGTCGCCACCGGCATCAAGCGCCTGTTACCTGACCACACCATCTTCATGGTCCAGGGTGATGGGGACGCGGCTGCCATCGGGCTCTCCGAAACCCTCCAGGCAGCCCACCGCGGTGAGGCGATTACTATATTCATGGTCAACAACGGAATCTACGGGATGACAGGGGGCCAGATAGCACCAACCACCCCCATCGGGAGCAAGACCAGCACATCGCCGGAGGGGCGCACTATCGACCTGCACGGCCATCCTGTTGACACCTGCGCCCTCGTCAGCCAGACGCCAGGTGCAGCATACGTCCGGCGTGCCTCTATCACCATAGCCCCTCCGCGCAAGGAAGTCGACCAGGAGACTCCCCGGGGAGAGGCGCGGGGATTCATCGCCCGGCCGGCAATCAAGGCGGAGAAGGCGGTACGGGAAGCGTTCGAGGTGCAGGAGCGGGGGGGCTTCGCCTTCGTCGAGTTCATCTCAACCTGCAATATCAACTGGGGAATGAAGGTGCTGGAGAGCAAGGTCCACGCCCACGAAGTCATGCTCCCGGCCTTCCCGGTAGGGCTCTTCGTCGACCGCCTGGGGGTCTCCGGGAAGACGGTTGACCCGCGTCCCGCGACCCACCCCCGTGAGGAGGGCTGA
- the lipA gene encoding lipoyl synthase — protein sequence MSTRTRTRLPEWFRVELPTGDAIQRYRATTGQIADNALHTVCEEAHCPNIHECWGRGTATFMVAGRECTRGCRFCAVETLRAPEAPDAHEPQYLADAIAAMGLSYTVITVVNRDDLPDGGASHYRACLDAVHALAPHVGLELLCSDLAGNEAALAELLDGAPLQVFAHNVETVERLTPEVRDPRASFAQSLRILETAKELRPELATKSSIMLGLGETEAELLSAFGALRDVGVELLTLGQYLAPGPGYHPVREFVTPERFDALARTARELGFRAIASGPLVRSSYRAESLLAAGAGEGGGQPSAAAQGNSPASRGKVYSTPRR from the coding sequence TTGTCCACGCGCACACGAACGAGGCTGCCCGAATGGTTCCGCGTCGAGCTGCCGACAGGCGACGCGATACAGCGCTACCGCGCGACCACCGGCCAAATCGCCGACAACGCGCTGCACACCGTCTGCGAGGAGGCACACTGCCCCAACATCCACGAATGCTGGGGGCGCGGCACCGCCACCTTCATGGTCGCCGGCAGGGAGTGCACTCGAGGATGCCGTTTCTGTGCGGTTGAGACACTCCGCGCACCAGAAGCACCCGACGCGCATGAGCCACAGTATCTGGCGGACGCCATTGCCGCCATGGGGCTCAGCTACACAGTCATAACGGTCGTCAACCGTGACGACCTCCCCGACGGGGGAGCGAGCCACTACCGCGCCTGTCTCGACGCAGTTCACGCACTGGCGCCGCATGTTGGCCTCGAACTCCTCTGTAGCGATCTGGCGGGAAACGAAGCGGCGCTGGCAGAACTACTTGATGGCGCGCCACTGCAAGTGTTCGCGCATAACGTCGAGACTGTCGAGCGGCTGACGCCGGAGGTGCGTGACCCCCGCGCCAGCTTCGCGCAGTCGCTGCGCATCCTCGAGACGGCAAAGGAATTGCGCCCGGAGCTGGCGACCAAATCGAGCATCATGCTCGGACTGGGCGAGACCGAAGCGGAGCTTCTCTCGGCGTTCGGCGCACTGCGCGACGTCGGCGTGGAACTGCTGACGCTCGGCCAGTACCTCGCGCCGGGGCCGGGTTACCACCCCGTGCGCGAGTTTGTGACGCCCGAGCGGTTTGACGCGCTGGCGCGCACCGCCCGCGAGCTGGGCTTCCGCGCGATTGCGTCGGGGCCGCTGGTGCGCTCATCTTACCGCGCCGAATCGCTGCTGGCGGCGGGAGCCGGCGAGGGAGGGGGGCAACCCAGTGCTGCTGCTCAGGGAAACTCTCCAGCATCCAGAGGCAAAGTGTATTCAACGCCCCGTCGGTGA
- a CDS encoding aldehyde dehydrogenase family protein, which translates to MGRLDFLADLGLEAENAGGYATEWCGAGALLESVAPADESLIASVRQCDAGDYETIMANAARAFACWRLEPAPARGEVVRQLGNELRKYKVALGKLIAWEMGKIQAEGEGEVQEMIDIADFAVGLSRQLYGKTMHSERPRHRMYEQWHPLGIVGVITAFNFPGAVWAWNAMIAAVCGDVMVWKPSSKTPLTSIAIQHIVNRVLEPLGWNGVMSLLVGSSRDVGELLIHDRRAPLISATGSCHMGRKVGGAVAQRLGRSLLELGGNNGIIALADADPELLLRGVLFGAVGTAGQRCTSTRRLFLHRDIAGDITERLVRAYGQVDIGDPLDPATLMGPLVDGGAVETYRAALETIREQGGEILCGGNVFDRPGCYVEPTIVRATPDMEIVRDETFAPILYLFEFDELDEALTMHNSVDQGLSSSIFTRDMQSVERFLSAAGSDCGIANVNIGTSGAEIGGAFGGEKDTGGGREAGSDSWKVYMRRQTNTLNWSDELPLAQGIQFGD; encoded by the coding sequence ATGGGCAGGCTCGACTTCCTCGCCGACCTCGGCCTCGAGGCCGAGAACGCGGGCGGCTACGCTACCGAATGGTGCGGCGCCGGCGCGCTGCTCGAGTCGGTCGCGCCGGCCGACGAGTCGCTCATCGCCTCCGTGCGACAGTGCGACGCGGGCGACTACGAGACCATCATGGCCAACGCTGCCCGCGCCTTCGCCTGCTGGCGGCTCGAACCAGCGCCAGCCCGGGGCGAAGTGGTGCGGCAGCTGGGCAACGAGCTGCGGAAGTACAAGGTGGCGCTCGGCAAGCTGATTGCGTGGGAGATGGGCAAAATCCAGGCCGAAGGCGAAGGCGAAGTGCAGGAGATGATTGACATCGCCGATTTTGCGGTCGGCCTCAGCCGGCAGCTCTACGGCAAGACCATGCACTCCGAACGGCCGCGCCACCGCATGTATGAGCAGTGGCATCCGCTCGGCATTGTCGGCGTCATAACGGCGTTCAACTTCCCCGGCGCGGTCTGGGCCTGGAACGCGATGATTGCCGCCGTCTGTGGCGACGTGATGGTCTGGAAACCATCCTCAAAGACGCCGCTCACCTCCATCGCCATCCAGCACATCGTCAACCGCGTCCTCGAGCCGCTCGGCTGGAACGGCGTCATGTCGCTGCTGGTTGGCTCGAGCCGCGACGTCGGCGAACTGCTGATTCACGACCGACGTGCGCCGCTGATTTCGGCTACCGGCTCCTGCCACATGGGACGCAAGGTGGGCGGCGCGGTCGCGCAGCGGCTCGGCCGCTCGCTGCTCGAGCTGGGGGGCAACAACGGCATCATCGCGCTCGCGGACGCCGACCCGGAGCTGCTGCTGCGCGGCGTCCTGTTCGGCGCGGTCGGCACCGCCGGCCAGCGCTGCACCAGCACGCGACGCCTCTTCCTGCACCGCGACATCGCCGGCGACATCACCGAGCGGCTGGTCAGGGCCTACGGACAGGTGGACATCGGCGACCCGCTCGACCCCGCGACGCTGATGGGGCCGCTGGTCGACGGCGGCGCGGTCGAGACCTACCGCGCCGCGCTGGAGACCATCCGCGAGCAGGGCGGCGAAATCCTGTGCGGCGGCAACGTGTTCGACCGCCCCGGCTGCTACGTCGAGCCGACGATTGTGCGCGCGACGCCCGACATGGAAATCGTGCGCGACGAGACCTTCGCGCCCATTCTCTACCTGTTCGAGTTCGACGAACTCGACGAAGCCCTCACGATGCACAACTCGGTCGACCAGGGGCTCTCGTCGTCGATATTCACCCGCGATATGCAGTCGGTCGAGCGCTTCCTGTCGGCCGCCGGCAGCGATTGCGGCATCGCCAACGTCAACATCGGCACGAGCGGCGCCGAAATCGGCGGCGCGTTCGGCGGCGAGAAGGATACCGGCGGCGGCCGCGAAGCGGGCTCCGACTCGTGGAAGGTCTACATGCGCCGGCAGACCAACACGCTCAACTGGAGCGACGAGCTGCCGCTGGCGCAAGGGATTCAGTTCGGCGACTAA
- a CDS encoding alpha-ketoacid dehydrogenase subunit beta, giving the protein MAQMNMVQAVNSALDTLLERDEKIVIFGEDVGYFGGVFRCTDGLQAKHGLHRVFDTPLSEGGIASIAIGMGINGLRPVAEIQFSDYIFPAFDQITNELAKLRYRSGGEYWAPVTIRTPCGGGIRGGHYHSQSPEVYFTHTPGLKVVVVSNPYDAKGLLTTAVEDDDPVIFFEPKRLYNGPFDGDHTAAAKKWDSHPEGEVPEEHYRIPLGEANVVAEGSDVTLLAWGTMVHVAQAAAVRSPASCEVIDLRSLLPLDLEAIVGSVQKTGRCVIVHEAPRTSGYGGELAALLMEECFWHLEAPVERVTGWDTPFPHTLEWEYFPSQERVMEAIARTMENN; this is encoded by the coding sequence ATGGCGCAGATGAATATGGTCCAGGCGGTTAACAGCGCACTCGACACGTTGCTCGAGCGCGATGAGAAAATCGTGATTTTCGGCGAGGACGTCGGCTACTTCGGCGGCGTCTTCCGCTGCACCGACGGCCTTCAGGCTAAGCACGGACTGCACCGCGTCTTCGACACCCCGCTCTCCGAGGGCGGCATCGCGTCCATCGCCATCGGCATGGGCATCAACGGGCTGCGCCCCGTCGCGGAAATCCAGTTTTCCGACTACATCTTCCCCGCCTTCGACCAGATTACCAACGAGCTGGCGAAGCTGCGCTACCGCTCGGGCGGCGAATACTGGGCGCCGGTCACCATCCGCACGCCGTGCGGGGGCGGCATCCGCGGCGGCCACTACCACTCGCAGAGCCCCGAGGTCTACTTCACCCATACACCGGGGCTGAAGGTGGTCGTCGTGTCGAATCCCTACGACGCCAAGGGACTACTGACGACAGCGGTCGAGGACGACGACCCGGTTATTTTCTTCGAGCCGAAGCGGCTCTACAACGGGCCGTTCGACGGCGACCACACTGCCGCCGCCAAGAAGTGGGACTCCCACCCGGAAGGCGAAGTCCCCGAGGAGCACTACCGCATCCCGCTAGGCGAGGCGAACGTCGTCGCCGAGGGCAGCGACGTGACGCTACTGGCGTGGGGCACAATGGTGCATGTCGCGCAGGCGGCCGCTGTACGCTCCCCGGCGAGCTGCGAGGTCATCGACCTGCGCTCGCTGCTGCCGCTCGACCTGGAGGCGATTGTCGGCAGCGTCCAGAAGACCGGCCGCTGCGTCATCGTCCACGAGGCGCCGCGGACGAGCGGCTACGGGGGCGAGCTGGCGGCGCTGCTGATGGAGGAGTGTTTCTGGCACCTTGAGGCGCCGGTAGAGCGCGTCACGGGGTGGGACACTCCTTTTCCCCACACGCTGGAATGGGAGTACTTCCCCAGCCAGGAGCGAGTGATGGAAGCGATTGCGCGGACGATGGAGAATAACTGA
- a CDS encoding 3-methyl-2-oxobutanoate dehydrogenase subunit beta: MTGLAFMKGNEAIAIGALRAGLNAYFGYPITPSTEVAETMAAEIHTGRWPDYKVYLQASSELEAINMVLGSASAGMRAMTFTASPGFSLKQEGISYGVGMMLPFVVGNVNRGGPGLGNLGAEQSDYWQVTRGGGHGGYRLPVYAPASVQEILSFPGVAFDTAFRYRTPVLLVFDAFTGQFKEDVQPDLDIISQLNKGCGTLNPEEDHWEFDLQATEWAVGHRDQRKDGARRVINSLFLDEDVFNRHSATLHDRWKRIEKCEALWEEVEVEDAEVLIVAYGITARISRAAVTRMRGEGLPVGLLRPATISPFPAKALADLAPGLTAAVTVELSHGQMFHDVQYALRASNPGVRMEAVNRTGGIMPTQNEIIARVKEVLA, translated from the coding sequence ATGACCGGGCTGGCTTTCATGAAAGGGAACGAAGCTATCGCCATCGGCGCCCTGAGGGCGGGGCTTAATGCCTACTTCGGCTATCCCATCACCCCGTCGACCGAAGTCGCCGAGACCATGGCGGCGGAGATTCACACCGGGCGCTGGCCCGACTACAAGGTCTACCTGCAGGCATCAAGCGAACTTGAGGCCATCAACATGGTGCTCGGATCTGCCAGTGCCGGGATGCGGGCGATGACCTTCACCGCCTCACCCGGATTCAGCCTCAAGCAGGAGGGCATCAGCTATGGCGTGGGTATGATGCTCCCTTTCGTCGTGGGCAACGTCAACCGCGGCGGCCCCGGACTTGGCAACCTGGGGGCTGAACAGAGTGACTACTGGCAGGTCACGCGGGGCGGAGGCCACGGTGGATACCGATTGCCAGTCTATGCCCCGGCAAGCGTGCAGGAGATTCTCTCCTTCCCTGGCGTAGCTTTCGACACAGCCTTCCGGTATCGCACGCCGGTCCTACTGGTCTTCGACGCCTTCACGGGCCAGTTCAAGGAAGATGTCCAGCCGGACCTTGACATTATCTCCCAGCTCAATAAGGGGTGTGGCACCCTGAACCCGGAGGAGGACCACTGGGAGTTCGACCTCCAGGCTACGGAGTGGGCTGTAGGGCATCGGGACCAGAGGAAGGATGGGGCGCGTCGGGTCATTAACAGCCTGTTCCTGGACGAGGATGTTTTCAACCGCCATTCTGCCACCCTCCATGACCGCTGGAAGCGTATCGAGAAGTGCGAGGCGCTCTGGGAGGAGGTCGAAGTGGAGGATGCCGAGGTCCTGATTGTCGCCTATGGCATCACTGCCCGCATCTCGCGGGCCGCCGTCACTAGAATGCGGGGTGAGGGTCTCCCTGTCGGGCTCCTCCGTCCGGCGACTATCTCCCCCTTCCCGGCCAAGGCCTTGGCGGACCTCGCCCCCGGGCTCACGGCCGCCGTCACGGTTGAGCTGAGCCACGGCCAGATGTTTCATGACGTTCAGTACGCCCTGCGCGCGAGCAACCCCGGTGTGAGGATGGAGGCTGTCAACCGTACGGGAGGAATCATGCCAACCCAGAACGAGATTATCGCCAGGGTGAAGGAGGTGCTCGCCTGA
- a CDS encoding thiamine pyrophosphate-dependent enzyme — MSRKKKTLHVPEPPARPGEQPDFSQLKLSKAGEAPKPAIDGDAADMRELAFSLVRVLDDKHRAVGDWDPGLEPGVLRTGLRHMLLLRIYDDRMQTLQRTGKLSFYMKSLGEEAVAIAQGMALRNDDILFPSYRQPGLQLVRGRDLVDMMCHCISNRRDNTKGRQMPVHYSWREGNFVSISSPVGTQFPQAVGAAMAFAYRGEDSVAISWLGDGTAAEGDFHYAINFAAVYRAPVILNVVNNQWAISTHMNISTGGATFAARGIAYDLPSIRVDGNDFLALYGVTQWAAERARNGDGATFIEVLTYRGEAHSTSDDPTRYRPKNEWESWPLGDPVERLKAHLVAIGEWDDKRHKALEKELDELVVKSYKKAEEYGTLDAGPCPPASTLFEDVYKKELPHLRKQRQQLGV, encoded by the coding sequence ATGAGTCGGAAGAAAAAGACGCTGCACGTGCCGGAACCGCCGGCGCGGCCGGGCGAGCAGCCCGACTTCAGCCAGCTCAAGCTTTCCAAGGCGGGCGAAGCGCCGAAGCCAGCGATCGACGGCGACGCGGCCGATATGCGCGAGCTGGCGTTCTCGCTGGTGCGCGTGCTCGACGACAAGCACCGCGCGGTCGGTGACTGGGACCCCGGGCTCGAGCCCGGGGTGCTCCGCACCGGGCTGCGACACATGCTGCTGCTGCGCATCTACGACGACCGCATGCAGACGCTCCAGCGCACCGGCAAGCTCTCGTTCTACATGAAATCCCTGGGCGAGGAGGCCGTGGCGATTGCGCAGGGGATGGCGCTGCGCAACGACGACATCCTGTTCCCGAGCTACCGCCAGCCGGGGCTGCAGCTGGTGCGCGGCCGCGACCTGGTCGACATGATGTGCCACTGCATCTCGAACCGGCGCGACAACACCAAAGGGCGGCAGATGCCGGTCCACTACTCCTGGCGCGAGGGGAATTTCGTCTCCATATCGAGTCCGGTGGGAACGCAATTCCCGCAGGCGGTCGGCGCCGCGATGGCATTTGCCTACCGCGGCGAAGATAGCGTCGCCATTTCGTGGCTGGGCGACGGCACCGCCGCCGAGGGTGATTTTCACTACGCCATCAACTTCGCCGCAGTCTACCGCGCGCCAGTAATCCTGAACGTGGTCAACAACCAGTGGGCCATCTCGACCCACATGAATATCTCGACCGGCGGCGCCACCTTCGCGGCGCGCGGCATCGCGTATGACTTGCCATCCATAAGAGTGGACGGAAACGACTTCCTTGCGCTCTACGGCGTGACGCAATGGGCTGCCGAGCGCGCGCGGAACGGCGATGGCGCGACCTTCATCGAGGTCCTGACCTACCGCGGCGAGGCGCACTCGACCAGCGACGACCCGACGCGCTACCGGCCGAAAAATGAGTGGGAATCGTGGCCGCTGGGCGACCCCGTCGAGCGGCTGAAGGCCCACCTTGTGGCCATTGGCGAGTGGGACGATAAGCGCCATAAAGCGCTCGAAAAGGAGCTGGACGAACTGGTCGTCAAGTCCTACAAGAAGGCGGAAGAGTACGGCACGCTCGACGCGGGGCCCTGTCCGCCGGCGAGCACGCTTTTCGAAGATGTCTATAAAAAAGAACTGCCGCACCTGCGCAAGCAGCGGCAGCAGCTGGGGGTCTGA
- the idi gene encoding isopentenyl-diphosphate delta-isomerase yields the protein MEAEPLAGHDAEQVALMAEECILVDERDSVIGSASKVECHHGSGQLHRAFSLLIFDSRERLLLQQRSPGKITFPGVWANSCCSHPLHREAELEERDALGVKRAAQRKLEQELGVPPAEAPLERMVFMTRMLYRARADAEWVEHELDHVICLRADVTARPNPNEIAEARWVTEAELRELLDSEAIGPWFRLIAERLLPAWWADLDGLAGMADGEIHNMGEVAWN from the coding sequence ATGGAGGCGGAGCCGCTCGCGGGGCACGACGCAGAACAGGTCGCGCTGATGGCCGAGGAGTGCATCCTCGTCGACGAGCGCGACAGCGTTATCGGCAGCGCGAGCAAGGTCGAGTGCCACCACGGTTCGGGGCAGCTGCACCGCGCCTTCAGCCTGCTGATTTTCGACTCGCGCGAGCGTCTGCTGCTCCAGCAGCGGTCGCCGGGGAAAATCACCTTTCCCGGCGTCTGGGCCAACAGCTGCTGCAGCCACCCATTGCACCGCGAGGCGGAGCTCGAGGAGCGCGACGCGCTGGGCGTCAAGCGCGCCGCGCAGCGCAAGCTGGAGCAGGAGCTGGGCGTTCCGCCGGCCGAAGCGCCGCTCGAGCGGATGGTCTTCATGACCCGCATGCTCTACCGCGCCCGCGCCGACGCGGAGTGGGTCGAGCACGAGCTGGACCACGTCATCTGCCTGCGCGCCGATGTCACGGCGCGGCCGAACCCCAACGAGATTGCCGAGGCGCGCTGGGTGACCGAGGCCGAGCTGCGCGAACTGCTCGACAGCGAAGCCATCGGCCCGTGGTTCCGACTGATTGCCGAGCGGCTGCTGCCGGCGTGGTGGGCCGACCTTGATGGCCTGGCGGGGATGGCCGACGGCGAAATCCACAACATGGGCGAGGTGGCATGGAACTGA
- a CDS encoding 2-oxoacid:acceptor oxidoreductase family protein: MGHFEMFIAGHGGQGVLELGNLCAYLALQQGKRVAYTPSYGPETRGGKVRCYVLTDDRPLDSPIAEATDLLVVMNEPSMDFEEVLVPGGILLRNSSLAVREATRDDIRIVNIPLTDIAADLNAPEYAKLRGNLRDATVVQNAVAYGALLVLRGENPGSPEVEKAVRQAFKSKAAAIPINMEAVRLGAEAARKAQGD; this comes from the coding sequence GTGGGCCACTTCGAGATGTTTATTGCTGGCCATGGCGGGCAGGGGGTCCTGGAACTTGGCAACCTCTGCGCATACCTCGCCCTACAACAGGGAAAGCGGGTGGCCTACACCCCGTCATACGGCCCCGAAACACGGGGAGGCAAGGTGCGCTGCTACGTCCTCACCGATGACCGCCCCCTCGACTCACCCATTGCCGAGGCAACCGACCTGCTGGTCGTCATGAACGAGCCGTCGATGGACTTCGAGGAAGTACTGGTGCCGGGCGGAATACTGCTCCGCAACTCCTCTCTGGCAGTCCGGGAGGCAACCCGGGATGATATCCGGATTGTGAACATCCCCCTCACCGACATCGCTGCGGACTTGAACGCCCCCGAGTATGCCAAGTTACGGGGAAACCTGCGTGATGCAACCGTCGTCCAGAACGCAGTGGCGTACGGGGCATTGCTAGTGCTCCGGGGGGAGAACCCGGGCAGCCCGGAAGTTGAGAAGGCCGTCAGGCAGGCTTTCAAGTCCAAGGCTGCCGCCATCCCCATCAATATGGAGGCCGTCCGGCTGGGGGCAGAGGCGGCCCGGAAAGCTCAGGGAGACTGA
- a CDS encoding polyprenyl synthetase family protein, with product MELKAALAARAAPVEAALREYLRVREPEKLYRAMAHIPLAGGKRLRPVMALLACELVGGESAKAVPYAAALEAVHNFTLVHDDVMDEDELRHGVASAHAEFGVAAAINAGDALFAYAFEMVTDSDCSDALRAELVRHLAITVREIGEGQQMDLDFEERETVAPAEYLEMVRLKTSILFGSAAYGGARLGGAEAREAGELRQMAIEVGLGFQIWDDYLDATAPAEALGKPSGSDIRQGKRTLLVIEALDRAAPDDRARLAAILDDGDSSDADVAEAVAIMERSGALAACHERANSYLQGVRNTLAKYPQGEPRQLFEALLEYMVTRGH from the coding sequence ATGGAACTGAAGGCGGCGCTCGCTGCGCGGGCGGCGCCGGTCGAGGCGGCGCTGCGCGAATACCTGCGCGTGCGCGAGCCCGAGAAGCTCTACCGCGCGATGGCGCACATCCCGCTCGCGGGCGGCAAGCGGCTGCGGCCGGTGATGGCGCTGCTGGCGTGCGAGCTGGTCGGCGGCGAATCGGCGAAAGCGGTGCCGTACGCCGCCGCGCTCGAGGCGGTCCACAACTTTACGCTGGTCCACGACGACGTGATGGACGAGGACGAACTGCGGCACGGCGTCGCATCGGCGCACGCCGAGTTCGGCGTCGCGGCGGCGATTAACGCGGGCGACGCACTCTTCGCCTACGCGTTCGAGATGGTGACCGACAGCGATTGCAGCGATGCGCTGCGCGCCGAGCTGGTGCGCCATCTGGCGATTACCGTGCGGGAAATCGGCGAGGGGCAGCAGATGGACCTCGACTTCGAGGAACGCGAAACGGTCGCGCCGGCCGAGTACCTCGAGATGGTGCGGCTCAAAACGTCAATCCTGTTCGGCTCCGCCGCGTATGGCGGCGCGCGCCTCGGTGGCGCCGAGGCGCGCGAGGCGGGGGAGCTGCGACAGATGGCGATCGAGGTCGGCCTCGGCTTCCAGATATGGGACGATTACCTCGACGCGACCGCCCCGGCGGAAGCCCTGGGCAAGCCGTCCGGCTCCGACATCCGGCAGGGCAAGCGCACGCTGCTCGTCATCGAGGCGCTGGACCGCGCCGCGCCCGACGACCGCGCACGGCTCGCCGCCATCCTCGACGACGGCGACAGCAGCGACGCCGACGTGGCGGAGGCGGTCGCCATCATGGAGCGCAGCGGCGCGCTGGCGGCGTGCCACGAGCGGGCGAACAGCTACTTACAGGGCGTCCGCAACACGCTCGCGAAATACCCGCAAGGCGAGCCGCGGCAGCTCTTCGAGGCGCTGCTCGAATACATGGTCACGCGGGGACACTAA
- a CDS encoding ferredoxin family protein — protein MNEVTCKGCAICVSVCPRGNLLLDKERLTPGGHNPVAYSWEGLEGTCTGCGLCYRVCPDAAIIAVWERELAT, from the coding sequence GTGAACGAGGTGACTTGCAAGGGGTGTGCCATCTGTGTCTCGGTCTGCCCGCGAGGCAACCTCCTGCTCGACAAAGAGCGCCTCACACCCGGTGGGCACAACCCCGTGGCCTACTCATGGGAGGGGCTTGAAGGAACCTGCACCGGTTGCGGATTATGCTACAGGGTCTGCCCCGACGCAGCCATCATCGCGGTCTGGGAGAGGGAGCTGGCGACATGA